From Rhineura floridana isolate rRhiFlo1 chromosome 5, rRhiFlo1.hap2, whole genome shotgun sequence, a single genomic window includes:
- the LOC133385698 gene encoding hemoglobin subunit beta-2, whose protein sequence is MVQWTSEERQLITSLWGKVDVATVGAETLSCLLVMYPWTQRFFHEFGNLSSVTAICGNPRVKAHGKKVLTSFGDAIKNLDNVKATFAKLSELHCDKLHVDPENFKLLGNVLIIVLANHFGKDFTPAYHAAYQKLVNVVAHGLSRRYH, encoded by the exons ATGGTGCAGTGGACTTCCGAGGAGAGGCAGCTCATCACCTCCCTTTGGGGCAAAGTCGATGTGGCCACCGTCGGTGCCGAAACCCTTTCCTG tctgCTGGTGATGTACCCCTGGACCCAGAGGTTTTTTCATGAATTTGGGAACCTCTCCAGCGTCACTGCCATCTGTGGCAACCCCAGGGTGAAGGCTCACGGCAAGAAGGTGCTCACCTCCTTCGGAGACGCCATCAAGAACCTGGACAACGTCAAGGCCACTTTTGCGAAGCTGAGCGAGTTGCACTGCGACAAGCTGCACGTGGACCCCGAGAACTTCAAA CTTCTGGGCAATGTTCTCATCATCGTCCTGGCGAACCACTTTGGGAAGGATTTCACCCCGGCCTACCACGCCGCCTACCAGAAACTAGTCAACGTGGTGGCCCACGGACTGTCCCGCCGGTACCACTGA